In the Candidatus Cloacimonadota bacterium genome, CAAAGATGGACCTTCTGCAGGAATTACAATAGCCACAGCGATTATATCAGCGCTGTCCAAAAGAAAAGTTCGCGTGGATCATGCAATGACAGGAGAAATAACCCTTATGGGCGATGTTCTTCCCATAGGTGGATTAGAAGAGAAACTCGTTGCTGCGCAGAGAGCCAAGATCAAAAATATAATCATTCCAAAAAGAAATTTTAGAGAGTTGACCGAAATACCACAACAGATAAAAAAGGGGCTTAATATTATCGCAGTTGAGACAATGGATGAGGTGCTTTCTCATGCATTGCATGAAAAAGTTGAGGTCGTATAAATGTATTTTGAAATAACGTCCAGAACACCACTTGATGGACATTCTGAAGAGATGATCTTAAAAATCGATAAAAACAATCTTCAATTACTCGGATATATTCTGGAAACAGTTGAAGGCATGTGTCATTATACTACCATCGATAAGGATGAGAACTTACTCAAAATCGTATACACACTTGACTTCAAAAACGATATAGACAATATTCTCATCTCATTTCAAGAGTATCAGGAATAGAACTTTTATCATCATTCATGAACATCGAACACCAGATTGATCTTTTGCTGAAAGGGAATTTCCGAGCCGCAGCGAAACTAATAACCAATATAGAAAACCAGGAACAAGTACAGGAGATTCTGTCAAAGATATATCCTCATAAAAAAGAAAGTTATGTCATTGGTATTACAGGTGCACCCGGTGTTGGGAAAAGCACGATTACAGACCGGCTTATTGAGAAATTCAGACATGATGGAAAAAAAGTTGGTGTTGTCGCCATTGATCCAACAAGCCCGTTCTCCGGAGGTGCAATTCTTGGCGACAGGATTAGATTACAAAAGCACGCAACTGATAAAAATGTTTTTATACGCAGTATGGGATCTCGAGGTCATCTGGGAGGACTGGCTCCTGCAACCAATAATGTTGTGACAATACTATCTGTTCTTGGATGTGATTATATTATTATTGAAACTGTAGGAGTGGGACAATCCGAAGTTGAGATAGTAAAATATGCAGATACGGTATTACTGGTTCTAACACCCGGTTCTGGGGATAGCGTACAAGTCATGAAAGCTGGGATTATGGAGATCGGCGACATATTCGTAATTAATAAGTGCGACAGACAGGGAAGTAATAAGATCGAATCGGAGTTACGAATGCTCCAACAGATCGGAGATAATAAAACTTCAGAAAAGCCCATTGTAAAAATCGTCGCCCCTAAAAATATTGGCATTGAGGAATTGTATCACGCTATTCTCGATCATCAAGAAATCCAGAAGAAAAATCGTTCGCTGACCATCCGGCGTCGTGAACGTATCAAGAATGAGATCATGAATAATCTTCATCAATCAATCCTTTCTCACATACAAAATAATATTGTTACAGATAATGAAATTGAACTACTCATCAACAATGTGTTTGACAATAAATTAGAT is a window encoding:
- a CDS encoding DUF4911 domain-containing protein, yielding MYFEITSRTPLDGHSEEMILKIDKNNLQLLGYILETVEGMCHYTTIDKDENLLKIVYTLDFKNDIDNILISFQEYQE
- the meaB gene encoding methylmalonyl Co-A mutase-associated GTPase MeaB yields the protein MNIEHQIDLLLKGNFRAAAKLITNIENQEQVQEILSKIYPHKKESYVIGITGAPGVGKSTITDRLIEKFRHDGKKVGVVAIDPTSPFSGGAILGDRIRLQKHATDKNVFIRSMGSRGHLGGLAPATNNVVTILSVLGCDYIIIETVGVGQSEVEIVKYADTVLLVLTPGSGDSVQVMKAGIMEIGDIFVINKCDRQGSNKIESELRMLQQIGDNKTSEKPIVKIVAPKNIGIEELYHAILDHQEIQKKNRSLTIRRRERIKNEIMNNLHQSILSHIQNNIVTDNEIELLINNVFDNKLDPLTISLSLIEKSKNNDPVE